In the genome of Mesoaciditoga lauensis cd-1655R = DSM 25116, one region contains:
- the rpmE gene encoding 50S ribosomal protein L31, with translation MKKGIHPELHEVIATCACGAQYKVLSTKEKITLEVCSACHPFYTGKRTNIIDTEGRVERFNRRYSKK, from the coding sequence ATGAAAAAAGGAATACACCCAGAACTTCATGAGGTGATAGCGACTTGTGCATGTGGAGCACAGTACAAAGTACTCTCCACGAAAGAAAAGATAACGTTGGAAGTATGCTCTGCCTGTCATCCTTTTTACACTGGTAAGCGTACGAACATAATAGACACCGAAGGCAGAGTTGAGCGTTTCAACAGAAGATACTCAAAAAAATGA